A genomic region of Glycine max cultivar Williams 82 chromosome 15, Glycine_max_v4.0, whole genome shotgun sequence contains the following coding sequences:
- the LOC100819194 gene encoding NDR1/HIN1-like protein 13, with protein sequence MTDRVYPSAKPAVVNGGAANPSFPATKAQLYGATRPTYRPQPHHRRRSRRRCCCTFFFWLILTVLILLLLIGVAGTVFYLLYRPHHPTFTVTSLKLSYLNLTSSSNTLNSRFDITVSATNPNKKILFAYDPTSITILSGDIDVGDGTVPGFQHPKKNTTLIKASILSSGHALQSDEASRLKSSMKSKNGLPLKVNLETKVKAKMGNLKTPKVGIRVSCDGIRVTLPSGKKPATASTSNAKCDVDVRFKIWKWTI encoded by the coding sequence ATGACAGACAGGGTGTACCCATCCGCCAAGCCCGCCGTGGTTAACGGCGGCGCCGCCAACCCATCTTTCCCGGCGACGAAGGCTCAACTTTACGGCGCCACCCGCCCCACCTACCGCCCTCAACCCCACCACCGGCGCCGGAGCCGGCGACGGTGCTGCTGCACCTTCTTCTTCTGGCTGATCCTCACCGTGCTGATCCTCCTCCTCCTGATCGGCGTCGCCGGCACGGTGTTCTACCTCCTCTACCGCCCGCACCACCCCACCTTCACCGTCACGTCGCTGAAACTCTCCTACCTGAACCTCACCTCCTCCTCCAACACCCTGAACTCCCGCTTTGACATCACCGTCTCCGCCACGAACCCCAACAAGAAGATCCTCTTCGCCTACGACCCCACCTCCATCACCATCCTCTCCGGCGACATCGACGTCGGCGACGGAACCGTCCCCGGCTTCCAGCACCCGAAGAAGAACACCACGCTCATCAAAGCCTCCATCCTCAGCTCCGGCCACGCGCTCCAAAGCGACGAAGCTTCACGTTTGAAGTCCAGCATGAAGAGCAAGAACGGGTTGCCACTCAAAGTGAATTTGGAAACCAAAGTGAAGGCCAAGATGGGAAATTTGAAAACCCCAAAAGTGGGAATCAGAGTCTCCTGCGACGGAATCAGAGTCACTCTTCCCTCCGGCAAGAAACCGGCAACGGCGTCCACTTCCAACGCTAAGTGCGACGTCGATGTTCGGTTCAAGATCTGGAAGTGGACCATTTGA